Genomic DNA from Acipenser ruthenus chromosome 4, fAciRut3.2 maternal haplotype, whole genome shotgun sequence:
TGAGGCTTTTGGGAAAATCAAATCCTGCATGCTAGTCAGAGACCCCACTACAGGCAAACATAAAGGTTACGGCTTTATTGGTAAGTGTCTGCATCCAACTCCAGCCAAAATGCAATCAGTGTTAGTGTTGTATTAAAAGTACATgtgtatatattagtgctgggacgaacacagtattttcatgttcggatatttgctcataatttaaatattcattctttTTCAAAGGGTAATAAGTCATtgtattgctcagaacgcaggcagagacagcatagcggcaggggggcgtggcccctgtgtgtgctttttattttacagcaagatgttacaatatgtaacacgttgaagtagaaaaatatcccaggagtaaagaatatgttgttggccttactttaccccagtcaattaattacaaaacaaaggatgcccaatagcagttcaagttaaatgttttgtttattcctgaaataaacagtacatgaagttgacactgcattttgtttattttgtttttttcattccttgacattgctgtttcttcacagtaaaccgtggccatagacatgttttcataaagtaataacatgagctttacttgtgtttttttgtagctgaacaagcagaTCGAAAgttgaaatttaactttaaacaaatgtggaaatggcgttgtaaaattaaggggggggagggagggggacagctcactgttttggttctcgttttattacattccacataagtcgtaacaaatatataatatatgcaatttatataaaaaaatcactacacaTTTCCAggaagttgggcactgtttaagcgaggtatttcagaatgacatgatttccttttttctgtcccatgagattctgactcgctctaaagcaccACAATGCTTTTTTGACCCATATGGCCTTCCGtagagatcactatgtgtgcgcctgcataatctggtttgtttactttttgctgtcaaaCTTTTgaagaggctcaagagctgctatTTTGATCCTGTGGTGTCTTTTGCAGAATATGAAAAGTCTCAGTCGTCTCAGGATGCTGTGTCTTCCATGAACCGTTTTGATCTGGGAGGTCAGTTACTGTGTGTCGGTAAAGCGGTCACTCCGGCCAATGCACTTCTGGCCCCCATGACCCCTGGTGGCTTACCGCCTGCTGCAGCAGTGGCAGCGGCAGCAGCGACAGCCAAGATCACAGCGCAGGTGAAATGTTTCAATTTCTAAATCATTGGAAATATTCCagtttttttacacacacacacacacaaaaaaaaatgtttgtcactTTCCTTCAACTAATCTTTTTGTCTGCCTCTTGGCTAACACTTGCCTGGTAAAGAACCCAGGTCTTTATGCATGAATGCAATTGTCCCAGCATTTGTGCAATCGTGTTTGGTTTATATTGAAATAGAGGCATGTAGAAGCTGGAAGATGAAACTTGTCCATTGCTCATGCTGTTTTCTCTTTGTGCCTCAGGAAGCAGTAGCTGGAACCTCGGCACTGAATGCGCTCACAACTCCAACACTGACGCTGGGACAGACACTGGGACAGACATTGGGACAAACGTTTGGACAGTCATTGGGACAGCCACTGGGGGCTCTACCCCAGGCAATGATGGCAGCACAAGCACTGGGCGTCTTCTCAGGTATGGAGAAAAATCCACTAAATGGGTCAGCAAAGtgcaaaatgacattttatttatgttggTTACCCCCGCAAGGAAAATGTATACTAATGGGGCAGGAGGGGGGTGTAGATGGAGGGGCAGGGGACTTTTTGTCATTTGAAACAGATCTAAAATAGAgagggagaaaaataaataattgcttttTAAATGCCAACTATCATGAAAAACAAGGCAATCTCCATAATAGCATTTCACATTTCCTTAAGAGACTTGTACTCCGTTAAGGAACCACATCTTCCACTTTACAGCCACTATTTTTTTCCCATGTTCATTTTACTTCATATTTATAAATGTCTATATTGTGAGCAGTGTTCCCTCTAAGGCTAAAATGTGTGCATTTTCCACAATAAGTGGTAACAACCTTTGCACCcagtttactaactttcgcaAGTTACACCTAAATATCAACCTCAGTCGAGACTCCCAACATCTCGACGTAAATCATTTTGGCAGGGTGGGCGAAGCAGGCATCTGGCAAGTCTGCCTCTGGTGAGGGCTGGTCGGTGCTGCacggtgctgctcatgaactttgcagctTTGAATTggttgtataattgaatactaaatcagtgaagcacaatcttcctgcattatttagaagtataaatactctggtaaacaaataaatcacaatactcatacttttgacggtttttgtgtttaaaaaatatacagtaattgttacagctgtgtataatggtatttaaaacaggattaatttatctgcctttttacatattCGCCCTGAAGGCCTTTGCACAGTGGTTCTGTTCCGTCATTTAGAATCAGTCATCCGAAAGTCATccgtcaatccattgcacactagatgcgttaatatcgtacttcagagcgctgaTGTGCAGTAGAGACTTTGTAGTAAgtatacctagtttcagtattttttaataaaaaaatatacaattctgttaattcttacataactttgaacacaaatgTAGTATAAATTTAATGATCAGCAAAAGCTGATGGAAAATgtttgctaattattacgtttctTGCTGTTGTAGTAAATATCGctgctgtaaaatatatatatagggaaacTAGCAATGAGCTACCAAAAATACTTTCCATCACTCATGTACTTCCCCTGTTTTCTGACTTAAGCACTGACTGCTGTTGCCCTGTCATGCTTttttctctgatatgtgtctccaggttaggccattgtttctttacttcctctacacaattgaaataaaaagtatatgcttttAATAACCTATTCTGCACAAAATCCacgttttcatgttttataatacatatcattcatgcccaagtccacggcaatgtctttccatatgtgtttttttttcccagtctTTGTAATCTTTGGATTTAtcaaagtaatttattttttggtggcacacaatttgattttccattttgttcaagAACCCATCTGTCTTCACAGTCTTTCATTggtaaatgtcatttttaacgcaTGCCAAATCGGATCCAATCaaacttgtttcgattccaaaattgatGCATCACCGTTGTACGACAATGacggactcagtgtgcaaggtgcaatagggaattcACATGatcgtttttttctgtttagacgcacgttaaattcagatgcgttatcggatccagtgtgcaatggccttttaGTCTGGTCACACCTCTGTCAGATATGCGACGGTTACTGtaattcttaggttttcctgcttattttactGCCAGCAGTGAGCCAAGTGATGTCTCTAAACattgacaggtttgaagtgtggtaatatttatttatttattttaactaacaacattatttatttaattaatacattgatAAAAAGTGGGGGAAAAATTGGAATtggcaattttgaaaaaaaataatttggtattcccaagaatggaaaaatGTGTAGCCCTAAAGAGGgttacaattgaaggcagtgcagacgcCAGTGTTTTATACACAGGGTTTGTACGCtagtctggaagtctggaaaaagtatggaaaaatgccaaactgatttccagggctttgaaaatgcttgaaaaaccatgTCTTGAAAGTCTTaagtctggaattttactagtatcacaggagaatgaaaataattacgcgtttttttttgtttgtttctttttaataattgattttgaaagCAGGTCAGCAGCTCTAGCGACAGCTGTCTAGGCAATTTGCTAATAGTCGCAACTATATTGCTTGCAACTGTACTGTATTCTTCAAAGAATAGGATATAGCCAAAATACTGGATGCAGCATGCCACAAAGaggtactgtacttgtattcACAGtctcattgctattattattattattattattattattattattagtggggcttgcgaagcaagagtccccactttaaatcttcgacatactttaTTATTCTTTGGCATGCTACTCCTCTTACACAGTTTAAGCTAGAAACagcgttcaaactttaaaacgtgtagaccggtctggaatagcgTGCTTGTATGCAACTTTTTGAtagttttttgtctgtttttgtcCATTGTCCATTtgttcattcactttaatgggacttttttcaacattctaaagctctaAAAACTctcagacttccaacattctatttactgtaaatgatgtaacctttgacacaaatcagctactatgaccactttcccaacaagacaaaaagttagagcatatgtaatcttcctctgcttctctgctattcaaatctgaaatcaaaacagaaataacttttaccaatcaagaggtacagctgttttagtaaccgcaccaacttcTTTCAGtgggctacttcccactgttgaattaactgtcatataACTTTGAGAAGTTTCAAATTGTAGCACATTCTGAGCATGAGACAATTGGTGAACGGTGAcatttgacacaaatcagctactttgagcACTTCCCCAACAGGTTAGACAAAACATTAGTGTATGAAATCTTTCTCTACTTCTCTgcttttcaaatctgaaatcagttaaAAAATATCTTCTACCAATCAAATGGTACAGatctgatgaaatgtgtgatctaACAGCCCCACAATCCAAAGTAATAAGGTTGATATAGTAGTCTATCAAAATAATCAGACCAATTATTTGACTAAATTTAACTGACTGTATGtaactgctttgctttaaaaagtaaaactttttaaacttcttccactaccacaaaaatacttttagagCTAAAGCAAGCTCCACAATTTTGCTTGTAAAGTTActatctaaataataataataataataataataagtggtaGTAGTGACACAtactttaataataaagaaaatcaaagaataaaaacagtactaatattaataatttagctaatgcctttatccaaggtgacttccttaACTTAATCCAGCAGCTTGTTCGTTTTGGGTTGTCCTTTCACTTtagcgaacaaaaggctttggacccaaagagggttatagcgagggtgtactgtatttagtatttgatttgtatgtttaatatacaacacttgcacattttaatatataatgcatgagcatttgttatttcatttttgttatttttctcctcccacagtgttcaacatttaacagagggtATAAAGAAGTTTGTATCAGAATCCAATATCATGCCTTACAAAAAAagtagtatactgcaagtatacttgtgccaacttgcagtatacaactttttatattctctttgtaaataatgcaacatagttctcaaatattgggcatgtcttagattgtatcttacttctcttttgcCTACCTGCcttgtctcttgctagatatgcacctccagattctgacaaatacttttagaaaaccaggtgCAACTTCTCTGCGGCTGCCTGCCTATGTGGCTAGCTAtcaaaaaactagtagaaactaactaaaacacaagtctgggaaaaacaaatggaagtctggaagaagtatggaattttgatgttgaaagtgtatgaaccctgtgTGCAGTAGTATAAAGCAATTTTTGCCGGCATGCAGTCTATATCTGATAACTGACAGGGCTGCATTTATGATAGGATCTCAGAcacttggcgagagccgagttcaaatcagcatgaagttttaactactactctcgtgtaatggaaatcaagatGACTAAAACAAATTGATTTGTCACACAGGTGTGAACCAAATGCAGCCACTCCTTCCAGTGATCCCACAGGTTGGTTTAGTGAACCCGGTCCTGTCCACCCCTCCAGCGCTAGCGGCCGCCGCAAAGGCCAAGAAGGAGAAAGAGGAAGAGGTGGGAGTGGATGGGGAGCGGACAGAGATGCTGAGCGAACAGGAGCACATGAGCATCTCCGGCAGTAGTGCTAGACATATGGTCATGCAGAAACTGATGAGGAAACAGGAGGTGAGTGCAATAATACATCCCTCTACACAGCATGACCAGCTTCTCTGCCTAGTGCCTTTGTATTGTATGGTATGTAGTATTTCTGAAAGAAACTTCTTAAGCAAACTGATCAGTGTTTGTCAAAGACTTTCTTTTAGTAAGAAGTGTTGAATATCATTTATGTATTCAATTCAACTCTGCTGAGTATCTATCCTGCATTCATTCATCCACTGTACTGTTCCAAATTAAGCcactttttataattataaataatggTAGAACATAACCTACAAAAATGAACCACCCCTCCTTGTACGTGTGTTTCTGCGCAGTCGACGGTGATGGTGCTTCGGAACATGGTTGGTCCCGAGGACATTGATGATGACCTTGAGGGCGAGGTGACGGAGGAGTGTGGGAAGTTTGGGGCAGTGAACCGCGTGATCATCTACCAGGAGaagcagggggaggaggaggacgcCGAGGTGATCGTCAAGATATTTGTAGAGTTCTCAACGGCAACCGAGATGGACAAAGGCATCGAGGCGCTGAATGGGCGCTGGTTTGGAGGCAGGAAAGTCATCGCTGAGGTGTACGACGAGGAACGCTTCAACAACAGTGACCTGTCTGCTTAAATATttgctctctttttattaaatattgttttgaggaggggagggggggtggttGGATTGTGTGTAAAgaaactattttgtttattttgaccaTTCCATATTGTGAAGGACTGGATATTCATGatgtttcatgtttttgtttttttttttcttttctgaagtgCAGAGTAAATAATTCCATTACCAGCTGGATATTACTTAGTGTgttcctctttttttatttatgtttagccAGGATAAATCAATTGGCAGCATACAACAGCTTTAAATCTCAAATCAGTCCCAGAataaacttttgttttgaaatgttctcAGTGTTTGGGTAACAGAACTTGGTTGGAATGAATGCTACAATTCCATACTATATGGAATAACTTCTAACATGTTGCTGCAGGGTTCATGAAGTTGACTGTTTTAAAGTTATTGAGAATCTGTGAGCCAATGACACATTCCTGTTTTGTGGAGCTGAGGGTACAGTGGTCTATGCACTGGGAAAATATTCAAGATAATATCAGTGGTGATAATGTGTATGTCTGGTCCAGACAACAGCATCAGGTCAGAGCTCTGCTGAATTTCTGAAGCCAGACAGCCAAGTGTTGTATATGCATTGTACCTGCACTGTCTCTTCAAAACCAGTGGATGAAAGTGTAAGTATAAGCATATTACATAGGCATAAAAATGATTTTATGTATATCATACATATGgtacaattattttatatataaaaacagctgGATTTCAGCATCCAGTTGATAACTCTGTTTATCCCTATAGTTCTTTAGGTAACATTTTGCAATGGGTTTTACTGAACCCTAGTTTCTTTTGGAAGCCCATTCCAAAGTACAGTATTGGTAGCCTGCAACTGAAAGGGTGCCCTTCCAAGGTTGATGAGATCTACCACTCCTAAAAGCTGAATACCTTGTTTTAGTAATGACTGTTAGGGTTGCATAACTATGATTTTTGTATAGATGTTCTATTTTCTAATGATAGCAGGAGGCAGAAATCACTATGCACACCCCTAGCAACGGTCATTTAaaaaaccacctcacttcagaatgTCAGCTTTTAGGAGTATTTtcagaagtaaaaaataaactggtttaaaaaaaaaaaaaaaaaaaaaaaaaaaaaagcttggggACAAACGGTAAATGTGAATTATACAAAACACGTAATGGGGGGCAAAACAATTCAATGTTCCAAAAATGTAAATAGtataaattaaatcacttaaataacactatgtaacacaatttttgttcctgggtagtaagtgttatttcccaattgcttatgcctcaaaggtatagaaaatggctattattccccacaaactttgcttttgtgaccaggacagtgatattttgaaatttacctatttccaatgagaaaacgggcgaatttgtgtcttttcgttcacataaagtcagaaaaaaacaacatatgaatccaaattaacatgtatttatactaaagtaatacaaaaatgactacaaaagatttagaagtgagtattttttcgagatttacgattatactgtaaatcactttcacgaatcagcccccaaatgtagtctcccatcatgttctcgttatactgtcctcggtagcggcgttcaaagtcctgtatatcctggtggaagcgctcgccttgctcctccgagtacgctcccatgttctccttgaatttatcaagatgagcatcaaggatatggtctttgagggacatcctacagcccactgtgccgtagttcttcaccagagtctcaaccagctccacatagttttcggccttgtgattgcccaggaagccccgaaccactgcgacaaagctgttccaagccgctttctccttactagtgagcttcttggggaattcattgcactccaggatcttctttatctgtggtccgacgaagacaccggctttgacctttgcctcagacagcttagggaagaagtcttgatgGTACTTGAAAGCTGCCGACTCCTtttctagagctctgacaaattgtttcataaggcccaatttgatgtgcagtggtggcatcagcaccttccgggggtccaccagtggctcccacttgacgttcctccccacagagaactcggtccactgtggccagtcccgcctgtggtagtgcgccttggtgtccctgctgtcccaaaggcaaagatagcagggaaacttggtaaaaccgccttggagacccatcaggaatgccaccattttgaagtctcctatgaccttgatgccatctcagaaaaatgcagatatgtatccacttaggcagctggaactaaactgaactggtgggcttaaggcccctgtatttatactactatttatattactggaaagttctagaagttactccaagtttactcagcactgaatctatctggaatgttctggaaaataggtaaatttcaaaatatcactgtcctggtcacaaaagcaaagtttgtggggaataatagccattttctatacttttgaagcataagcaattaggaaataacacttactacccaggaaccaaaaaaaaataaaaatatttgttacacagtgtaattagCTAAGTcaataatttcataaatattaCTTGTCCCACACTAATGCAACCATCATCTgttgattttacttttaaaagcaaCATCGTCCCAAATTAATTCTGAAATGTGACtaacataagaaaagttacaaatgagaggccattcggtggttagtagcttattgatcccagaatctgatcaagcagcttcttgaaggatcccagggtgccggctttaataacattactgggtagttggttacactcccacaattctctgtttaaaaaaaaaaagtgcctcctattttctgttctgaatgctcctttatctaatctccatttgtgacccctggaccttATTTCTTTTTTCGGTCGAAAATGTCAATTCCTTTTataatttggaatgcttgaatcagatcgccgcgtagtctttattcaagacttaatagattcattttttttagccTATctacatatgacatgccttttaaaccaggaataattctggtcgctcttctttgcactctttctaaagcagcattatcctttttgtagtgaggtgaccagaactgaacacgaggtcttactaatgtattgtaaagttttaacattacttcccttgatttaatttcaacactttatactatatatctgagcattttgttggccatttttatagcttccccacattgtctagatgaagacatttccaagtcaacatgaactcctagctctttttcatagattccttcaatttcagtgtctcccatatggtatttataatggacatttttattgcctgcgtgcagtaccttgcaCTTTTCTATAttgaatgtcatttgccatgtgtttgtccagttctgaatgctgtctagatcattttgaatgacctttgctgctgcaacggtgtttgccacc
This window encodes:
- the LOC117399433 gene encoding poly(U)-binding-splicing factor PUF60-like isoform X2, with protein sequence MAVSVNVGGEALMMKNGQSTVPKLGLPLLTPEQQEALQKAKKYAMEQSIKSVLVKQTIAHQQQQLTNLQMAAQRQRALAIMCRVYVGSIYYELGEDTVRQAFAHFGPIKSIDMSWDSVTMKHKGFAFVEYEVPEAAQLALEQMNSVMLGGRNIKVGRPSNIGQAQPIIDQLAEEARSFNRIYVASVHPDLSDEDIKSVFEAFGKIKSCMLVRDPTTGKHKGYGFIEYEKSQSSQDAVSSMNRFDLGGQLLCVGKAVTPANALLAPMTPGGLPPAAAVAAAAATAKITAQEAVAGTSALNALTTPTLTLGQTLGQTLGQTFGQSLGQPLGALPQAMMAAQALGVFSGVNQMQPLLPVIPQVGLVNPVLSTPPALAAAAKAKKEKEEEVGVDGERTEMLSEQEHMSISGSSARHMVMQKLMRKQESTVMVLRNMVGPEDIDDDLEGEVTEECGKFGAVNRVIIYQEKQGEEEDAEVIVKIFVEFSTATEMDKGIEALNGRWFGGRKVIAEVYDEERFNNSDLSA
- the LOC117399433 gene encoding poly(U)-binding-splicing factor PUF60-like isoform X1 encodes the protein MAVSVNVGGEALMMKNGQSTVPKLGLPLLTPEQQEALQKAKKYAMEQSIKSVLVKQTIAHQQQQLTNLQMAAVTMGFGDPLSPLQSMAAQRQRALAIMCRVYVGSIYYELGEDTVRQAFAHFGPIKSIDMSWDSVTMKHKGFAFVEYEVPEAAQLALEQMNSVMLGGRNIKVGRPSNIGQAQPIIDQLAEEARSFNRIYVASVHPDLSDEDIKSVFEAFGKIKSCMLVRDPTTGKHKGYGFIEYEKSQSSQDAVSSMNRFDLGGQLLCVGKAVTPANALLAPMTPGGLPPAAAVAAAAATAKITAQEAVAGTSALNALTTPTLTLGQTLGQTLGQTFGQSLGQPLGALPQAMMAAQALGVFSGVNQMQPLLPVIPQVGLVNPVLSTPPALAAAAKAKKEKEEEVGVDGERTEMLSEQEHMSISGSSARHMVMQKLMRKQESTVMVLRNMVGPEDIDDDLEGEVTEECGKFGAVNRVIIYQEKQGEEEDAEVIVKIFVEFSTATEMDKGIEALNGRWFGGRKVIAEVYDEERFNNSDLSA